TGCCTGAGTCCGGATTCGATTCTTCAGCCGAATCGGGAGCCGGTGCCGAATCGGTAACCGGTGCGGCATCGGAGCTGGCGGTCACCTTTGGTGCTTCGAACTCTTTCAACAGCCGATCGAGGATTCCATTTACAAAACGGGGGCTGTTCTTGTCACCGTAGCGTTTGATCAAGACCACCGCTTCGTTGACCGCCACTTTGCCTGGCGTTTCCGAGAACATGATTTCGTAAGCCGCCATCCGCATCACGTTTCGGTCGGTGATCGCCATCCGTGAAAGCGTCCAGCCTTTGGCGAGCCTGGCAAGATGTTTGTCGACGGCTTCACGATGTTTCAGCGTGCCCAAATAGATCGATTCGCCAAACGCCGTTAATGCCGTTCGTCCTTGCATCCGGGAACGAATAAATTCGCGAGCATCCTGTGGACTGCGCGGCTCGTTGACGTCGGCTTCGTAAAGCAACTGAAGAACAATTTCACGGGCACGACGACGACTGGACATTCAAACTGCATTTTGAGGGAAAGGAAGCGAACCGGCGTTCGAGGAATCGCACCACGATTGCCGCTGGTTGTCATCGAAACTGCCTTGCCGATTCGGGTGGGGCGACGGCACCTGCGCTGTCACCACAGGCGATTTGTTCATAGCGAGCCCGATCGGCTGGCGTCATTTGACAACCAAAGTCGGATTGTAGACTGACGAGCCTTCCGCGCCGACGAGGGCTTGCCAAGGAAGTTCGCTGCTGTCTGGCAACGACATTCACGCACCCCGCAAGCGAGTCGCCTGTCCGCACCCACGTTCGCACAACGCGGGATCCATCCAAAACCTCGCTGCGATCCTGTCCGCCAATCCGGCGGCATATGCCATACTCGGGAGCCATTTTTTCAGTCCCAGAGCTGCTAGAATGTTTGGCGATCTCTCGGCATCCATTGTCGTAGGATTGACTTCCCCCCAGTTTCTCCTTCCCCTTTAAAAGTCCTCAAGTGAACCTACGAAAACCCACCGTGAATCAATTCCTCTCGACGAAGCGAATGAAGGCCTGCCTCGCGCTGCTTGTCGCTCTAAGCAGCTCCGTTCCTTTGGCTGAGGTGACAGCCGAGGAGACTTATGTTGAAAATCCAACGAAGGAAGGCAACGGAAACCATGTGGTCGGTCCCGACTACAAGATCCAGCCGGAATTGACTGACCAAGGGAACCCGAAAGGCAAGTCGTTCGAATTCACGATGCCGCTCGCTGAAAGCAACATTTTTCGCGGTGACGACGAAACACTCAGCCGACGCAAACCGGTTCGGAAAGAGCGAAAGATCTTTGTCTACGTTCCGGCTGCCTACCAAGACGGAACCGAGGCACCGATCTTGGTCAGTTTCGACGGGCCAAGCCGATTGAACCTCGTTCGCAACGCACTGGACAACTTGACCATTTCGGATGATCCGCAGCGCCGTTTGCCGGCCTTCATCGCGATCGCCGTTGAAAATGGAGGAAACGATGGCAAAGGTAGCCAGCGAGGCTTGGAATATGACACGATGAGTGATCGACATGCTCGCTTTATCAACGACGAAGTTTTACCAGCGGTATTGAATCACCCTGAGATTCGCGCTGCCTATCCGAACATCGCGTTCACCAAGAATCCTTGGGGCAAAGCGGTGATGGGATGTAGCTCTGGCGGCGCGGCCGCGCTGACGATCGGCTGGTTTCGTCCTGACTTGTTCCGCCGTCTTATCACGTATTCGGGCACGTTTGTCGATCAGCAGGATGACGACGCACCCGAAGAGGCAAAGTATCCGCTGGGAGCATGGGAATATCACTCGGGTATGAAGCTGATCGAAAACAGCGAGAAGAAGCCGCTGCGGATCTTCACCCACGTAGCCGAAAACGATTTGCGAGCCAACGATCCGGAGGACACTTACCACAATTGGGTGATGGCCAACAATCGCACCGCGGACGCACTCAAAGCCAAAGGATACGACTATCGCTATGTCTTTAGCCGCGATTCACGGCACTGCGACGGTCGCGTTTTCGAAGCGACACTAGCGGACACATTGGTGTGGATGTGGCGAGGCTATCACGCTGAATAGTTGGGAAGCGTCCCAACGTCCGATAATCATTCGCCGGGATCGAAATCAATTCGGTCGCGGCGACTTGGATTTTGCAACGAACCAAGGACCTGAAAAAATGTCTAGGAAGGACATCGTGGAAGCCTTGGCAACGCGTGATTAGTTTTGCTAGGATACCGCCACGCGAGTTGGCGAGCATTCGAGTCGGCGTTGATTGAATTTTCAATGTGGACTTGCCAGCCAAGTTGCGAACCAGTAACTTCCGCGTCTTCGCTGGGCAGCAGCTCAGCCAGCAAGTGGAAGCTTGCAAAATCCCCGGGGGATTAGCTCAGTTGGGAGAGCGATTGCATGGCATGCAATAGGTCATCGGTTCAAGTCCGTTATCCTCCACTATAAAGAAGGCCCGCAAGACCAAGCGTCTCGCGGGCTTTTTTTTCGCTATCAGCCGCAACGCGCCAGCGTGCGGTTCCTACCGGGCGTTGCAATCTGGAAATCGTGCTCGTGTTTAGCCTGACGTCGCAGAATCGCAAAGGGAAATAGCATCTGGACGTCCTGGCATCCCCGCGTCGTTGCGTTGGATCAATGTTGAGACATGAGAAGACCGATTGGGCGCCCGTATTTCAAAACGACAAATCGGATGATCAAAGATAGAGATGTCTGTGATTACTGTGCGTTTTGTTCCAGAGGGCGAGAACCGCAGGCTGGCGCCAAGCGGCTGATGAATCCGATTGAAAACCGCTGATGCGATGGGCGTCACCCAAATACAGTTGACGATCAGCCGCAACGCGCCAGGGTACAGTTGGCCATCCCACGTGCACGTCCTCATCAGCCGCAACGCGCCAGCGTGCGGTTCCTGCCTGGCGTTGCAATCTGGAAATCGTGCTCGTGTTCAGCGTGACGTCGCAGAGTCTCAAAGGGAAATAGCATTTGGACGTCCTGGTGTCGTTGAATTCATCAACGTTGAGACATGGGAAGACCGATTGGGCGCCCGTATTTCAAAACGACAAATCGGATGATCAAAGGTAGATATGTCAGCGATTTCTGTGCGTTTTGATCCAGAGGGAAAGAACCGCAGGCTGGCGCCAAGCGGCTGATGAATCCGATTGAAAACCGCTGATGCGATAGGCTTCACCCAAATACAGTTGACGATCAGCCGCAACGCGCCAGCGTGCGGTTCCCTCTCATACGCACATCCTCATCAGCCGCAACGCGTTAGCGTACGGTTCCTGCCGGGTGTCACAATCTGGAAATCGTGCTGGCATTTTACTTCGTCGTGGCATCGCGTTGGATCAACATTGTTATCCTATTCAACGCCACTGGACCCATATGACCTCCGAGAACCTTAACGAGTATGGCCGACAACCAAGACACCGAGACCTATAGCGAGCAATACATCTACATGTTCATGGACGCTGCTGGTCGTGGGTTGCCGGTGGACGCCAGCAGTGTCGTGCTGACCGAAATGCAGTTGCGCCACAACGCATTTGAAGTTGAGATGACTGAAGCCGCACAAGATTTGCTCGGCGAAAAGCCTCCGATCGGTGATCCTGCACTCGTGGTCGAGATAGAGGAACTTGTTAAACGCATTCAAGCAGGTGAGGTGATCAAGTGTAAGACAACGTTTCCCGCTGCCGCCCTTGGAGTTCTGTGGGCATGGCATATCGTGACAGGTTTTCAATGGCAATGGCGAGCGGTCAAAAAGGATTGGTGGGAGACGTTAGCGATTGCTGATCCCGACAACAAATATGTGATTTTGCCCGTTCAATTCATGCGCGGAGTCGCCAGCAGTCAAGAAGTTGAGAGATGGCCCCATGAGATCATTGACGCGATAAATCAAGGACGTCTTCCAGATTCAGAGGCGGGAGGCCTATTGCGAATCGCATGAGTGATCCGATGTCAGGCGTTTTAAATCAATCGTTTAACAAAAAAACTACCCGAGTTGCCGATCGGGCGTTTCTGAAATTGAAGTCTATTGGCGGCAACTGGGTGATTTGGGTCGATCAACGTTGAGACATGAGAAGACCGATTGAGTGCCCGTATGTAAAAACGACAAATCGGATGATCAGTGGTAGCGATTTCTGTGCGTTTGGGTCCAGAGGGCGAGAACCGCAGGCTGGCGCCAAGCGGCTGATGAATCCGATTGAAAACCGCTGATGCGATGGGCGTTACCTAAATACAGTTGACGATCAGCCGCAACGCGCCAGCGTACGGTTGGCCATCGTACGTGCACAGCCTCATCAGCCGCAACGCGCCAGCGTGCGGTTCTCACTCATGAGCACAGTCGCAACGCGCCAGCGTGCGGTTGGCCAACGCACGTGCACAGCCTCATCAGCCGCAACGCGCCAGCATGCGGTTTCAACTTCCAGTGAAGACGCACGTACGCTGCTGCCCTGCCAAGATTGCTTTTCGACTTTTCTTTTGCAGTTTGACATCTGCACCACTATCATTTCAGACGCAATGTCTTTAATTGCGAAGATGATGCGAGATGGCTGAGTGATTGATCAGCTCGACTTGCGTATCAAAGTGCGTTCACTTCAAGGAAATCGCGATGAGATTTTTGGTTTTGTTGATCGGAGTGTTGGCGGTTTTACCAGCTGCGGCACAGAACGCGAAGGAAGACTACGAAACGCTGAAAAAGTTTTATCGGAACCAGGCAAAGCAACTTGATTTTTATCTCGACCGGGAAGGGAAAGAAAAGCTGAAGCTTCAACCCCCGGTGATGACCTGGACAGGCCTGGATTATCAAGGCTACCGCGACACCCAAGCACCAAACTCTGGTGATGTTTTCGTTTGGACTTATAAAGGACGTGCGATAGTTGCGGGCGGGGTTTTGTCTTTGCCACTTGATTCGGGACATGAGGTGTATCAGGAGTTTCAAGCACTTGTCGAAACACCGCCTCAGCCGATCTACAGTCCATGTAAATGGGGACCGACATGGGCGCCAACAGGAGTTGAGCTACGCCTCTTGGAAGTGGCGGTTAAACCATCGGCAGGTTCGGACCCTGCTGCACTTCGTCAACGAGACATTCAAATGCGTGGGCTGGCCAAGCAGTTCACTGCCGAAACAAAGTCCGCTACGTCCGGTGAGATTCAACAGCTGAAACTGTTACCCAAAGCGGTCTTCCGCCTCAACTCCACCGAATTGCAGCAAGCGGACTCCAGCGTGGTCGACGGCTGCTTGTTTATCTTTACGAATCAGCTAGGTACGGATCCAGAACTAACGCTGTTATTGGAATGCCACCAGACGGACGATGGATTACGGTGGATGTACGCACCGGGTTCTCTCGCGTTTCAAGAGTTGTGGCTCAAGCACAAAGGCAAAGAAGTTTGGCACCTTCCAAACTTCTTAGAGCTTCCTGGCGAACGGAACTTTGTGTCCACGCTTCTCTACCGCAATATTGGAATTGACGAAATGAAGCAGATTGCTGATCAGGAACTAAAACCATAGCCAGCATCTGTAATCCGATTGAGACTGCTATTGCCCGCAAAGTTGTGTTCGCGGCATGACTGGCGGTGCAGTCGACCTGCGATTGTATACCTCGTTTAAAAGATAGTGACTCAGGCGGCCTGATGAAGAACGCCCTCCGCGAAGACTCGGCTGTCGCTCGCGCGATCACCCACGGCGTCGTCGATCGGGTTTCGGAAACCCAGCAATGATCCGAACCCTATTGTGGACTTGGTTGTCATTGCCTGAAATAAAATAGGGTCGACTCAAATCACTCGCTGCATTGGGCGGATTGATGGACTATCTCGTTTGGTTTTTGGCGGGCGGAGTGCTTGCCTTCATAGGCCTAAAGTTTCAACGTTTTGGAATCTCGTTCTCGGGTGAAGCTGCTGATTCGGTGGCCGATTTGCTGAAGGCGCACTTCAAACCGCTTCCGGTGAAGGAGATCACAATCACCGAGCGACAATTTCCGTTTCGTGTCCGGGCGGATTTGCAAAAGGCGATCGATGAATTGTTCGGGACCGATTCCAAGATCGTGCATTTTTTCGGGGTGCGACGCGAATATTCGCACGAAGGCCTGTCGCTGTCGGAATGTCTTGTCGAGTCGACTCACAATCCTGCCGTTTCGGTACCGCCCGAACATGAAGAATTGGATGTGGGTGACGAGCAGCTCGTTCGGGTTCTGAAGAACGGGCTATGGATGCTGGAGAAAGACGGCATGCCGTACGCCGTTTTACTGTCGCTATATGGACAATATGGCTGTACGACAGGATTTCAGTTTCAAATTGGAACGGCCAACTCAGCACAGGGGACACAGCTTGCTCAGGAATTTTTTAAGCGACTTGAGGATTCGATACTTCGTGCCGATTCCTACCGCGGAAAAATTCTGTCACTTGAAAAAGATGACCATTCTTACACAGGTGAATCAAGCGGTATCACGGTTCATAAGTTGCGACAAGTGGAACGGGATCAGGTGATCTTACCAGAATCCACTATTGCTCTACTTGAACGAAACGTGATTGGCTTTGTTCGCCAACGTGAACGGCTTGCTCAGTTCAATCAGTCGACAAAGAAGGGACTTTTGTTTTATGGACCACCCGGAACCGGCAAGACGCACACGATTCACTACCTATCGCGTGCACTCGAAGGACATACGACGCTTCTGATTTCAGCGGAACAGGTCGGTCTGTTAGGCGACTACATGACGCTCGCAAGACTGCTTCAGCCAAGCATCGTTGTGATGGAAGATGTCGACCTGATCGCGCGGAATCGAACTGAAATGAATAGCGTTTGCGAAGAGGTCATGTTGAACCGGCTTCTTAATGAAATGGACGGCCTCAAGGAAGACGCGGATATCTTGTTCGTCTTGACAACGAACCGGCCGGAGGCCCTCGAGGCCGCACTCGCATCCCGTCCCGGGCGAATTGACCAAGCGATTGAGTTCCCGCTGCCAGACCAGCAGGGACGTTCGAAACTAGTGAAACTATATTCCCAAGGAGTTTCGGTTGACGATGTGTGTGTCAACGAAATCGTACGGCGGACCGATGGTGTGAGCGCCGCTTTCATGAAAGAGCTGATGCGAAGAATCGTGCAGTGCAATATTGAACGCGATGGTGATGGCTCGATCAGCAAAGCCGACATCGATGGGGCGCTTGACGAAATGCTGTTTAAGGGCGGTTCTTTGAATCTGAAGTTGCTGGGGGCTTCTGCAAAGTTGGGAGAGACCGAGCAGACTGCGAGTCGTTAGGGGGGCAAATGAAAACTGTGTGGAACTGAACAAATCGCTGCTTCGAAC
This genomic interval from Stieleria sp. JC731 contains the following:
- a CDS encoding alpha/beta hydrolase-fold protein; this translates as MKACLALLVALSSSVPLAEVTAEETYVENPTKEGNGNHVVGPDYKIQPELTDQGNPKGKSFEFTMPLAESNIFRGDDETLSRRKPVRKERKIFVYVPAAYQDGTEAPILVSFDGPSRLNLVRNALDNLTISDDPQRRLPAFIAIAVENGGNDGKGSQRGLEYDTMSDRHARFINDEVLPAVLNHPEIRAAYPNIAFTKNPWGKAVMGCSSGGAAALTIGWFRPDLFRRLITYSGTFVDQQDDDAPEEAKYPLGAWEYHSGMKLIENSEKKPLRIFTHVAENDLRANDPEDTYHNWVMANNRTADALKAKGYDYRYVFSRDSRHCDGRVFEATLADTLVWMWRGYHAE
- a CDS encoding AAA family ATPase yields the protein MDYLVWFLAGGVLAFIGLKFQRFGISFSGEAADSVADLLKAHFKPLPVKEITITERQFPFRVRADLQKAIDELFGTDSKIVHFFGVRREYSHEGLSLSECLVESTHNPAVSVPPEHEELDVGDEQLVRVLKNGLWMLEKDGMPYAVLLSLYGQYGCTTGFQFQIGTANSAQGTQLAQEFFKRLEDSILRADSYRGKILSLEKDDHSYTGESSGITVHKLRQVERDQVILPESTIALLERNVIGFVRQRERLAQFNQSTKKGLLFYGPPGTGKTHTIHYLSRALEGHTTLLISAEQVGLLGDYMTLARLLQPSIVVMEDVDLIARNRTEMNSVCEEVMLNRLLNEMDGLKEDADILFVLTTNRPEALEAALASRPGRIDQAIEFPLPDQQGRSKLVKLYSQGVSVDDVCVNEIVRRTDGVSAAFMKELMRRIVQCNIERDGDGSISKADIDGALDEMLFKGGSLNLKLLGASAKLGETEQTASR